From one Perca flavescens isolate YP-PL-M2 chromosome 19, PFLA_1.0, whole genome shotgun sequence genomic stretch:
- the b3gat3 gene encoding galactosylgalactosylxylosylprotein 3-beta-glucuronosyltransferase 3 isoform X2 — MATRMKLKLKTVFVLYFMVSLLGLVYALMQLGQRCDCSEHDLPKDRTISRLRGELHRLQEQMKKSDATKQPQKQPAKPTVFVITPTYARLVQKAELTRLSQTFLHVPQLHWIVVEDSPHKTPLVTDLLVKSGLTYTHLYMLTAKDRKLQEGDPSWLKPRGVEQRNEGLRWLREDRRAQPGGDNQQGVVYFADDDNTYSLQIFEEMRSTQRVSVWPVGLVGGMKYERPVVEGGKVVRFHTGWRPSRPFPMDMAGFAVSLKLVLANPEACFDGEAPMGFLESSFLQGLVTMDELEPKADNCSKVLVWHTRTEKPKMKREEALQAQGLGSDRAVEV; from the exons GTCAGCGCTGCGACTGCTCAGAGCATGACTTGCCTAAAGACCGTACCATATCTCGTCTGCGGGGGGAGCTGCACCGTCTTCAGGAGCAGATGAAGAAGTCCGATGCGACCAAGCAACCACAGAAACAACCAGCCAAGCCCACCGTCTTTGTCATCACCCCAACATACGCAAG GCTGGTGCAGAAGGCCGAGCTGACTCGTCTGTCCCAGACGTTCCTCCATGTTCCTCAGCTCCACTGGATCGTGGTGGAGGACTCACCGCACAAGACACCGCTAGTAACTGACCTCCTGGTGAAGAGTGGCCTGAcctacacacacctgtacaTGCTCACCGCCAAGGACCGTAAACTGCAGGAG GGTGACCCCAGCTGGCTGAAACCTCGGGGAGTTGAGCAGAGGAACGAGGGTCTACGGTGGCTCCGAGAGGACAGAAGGGCTCAGCCAGGAGGAGACAACCAGCAGGGAGTGGTTTATTTTGCTGACGACGATAACACATACAGCCTGCAGATATTTGAAGAG ATGAGGAGTACCCAGCGAGTGTCCGTGTGGCCGGTGGGACTGGTTGGAGGGATGAAATATGAGAGGCCCGTGGTTGAAGGAGGAAAG GTGGTTCGCTTCCATACCGGCTGGCGTCCCAGTCGCCCCTTCCCGATGGACATGGCCGGCTTCGCTGTGTCCCTCAAACTTGTCCTGGCCAATCCAGAGGCCTGTTTTGACGGAGAAGCACCAATGGGCTTCCTGGAGAGCAGCTTCCTTCAGGGATTGGTTACCATGGACGAACTGGAGCCTAAAGCGGACAACTGCTCTAAA GTGCTGGTGTggcacacacggacagagaaacccaagatgaagagagaggaggCTCTGCAGGCTCAGGGACTGGGCTCAGACCGCGCAGTGGAGGTctga
- the b3gat3 gene encoding galactosylgalactosylxylosylprotein 3-beta-glucuronosyltransferase 3 isoform X1 yields MATRMKLKLKTVFVLYFMVSLLGLVYALMQLGQRCDCSEHDLPKDRTISRLRGELHRLQEQMKKSDATKQPQKQPAKPTVFVITPTYARLVQKAELTRLSQTFLHVPQLHWIVVEDSPHKTPLVTDLLVKSGLTYTHLYMLTAKDRKLQEGDPSWLKPRGVEQRNEGLRWLREDRRAQPGGDNQQGVVYFADDDNTYSLQIFEEMRSTQRVSVWPVGLVGGMKYERPVVEGGKVVRFHTGWRPSRPFPMDMAGFAVSLKLVLANPEACFDGEAPMGFLESSFLQGLVTMDELEPKADNCSKVLVWHTRTEKPKMKREEALQAQGLGSDRAVEIFSNFTTSKSIVRLQLRNPNLSLLDGDHGNLLPASNNNYPHGWGFSALKQTSVIDSCYALSSGKSPIGDYIWSVLTSPPSTHSHRAWQM; encoded by the exons GTCAGCGCTGCGACTGCTCAGAGCATGACTTGCCTAAAGACCGTACCATATCTCGTCTGCGGGGGGAGCTGCACCGTCTTCAGGAGCAGATGAAGAAGTCCGATGCGACCAAGCAACCACAGAAACAACCAGCCAAGCCCACCGTCTTTGTCATCACCCCAACATACGCAAG GCTGGTGCAGAAGGCCGAGCTGACTCGTCTGTCCCAGACGTTCCTCCATGTTCCTCAGCTCCACTGGATCGTGGTGGAGGACTCACCGCACAAGACACCGCTAGTAACTGACCTCCTGGTGAAGAGTGGCCTGAcctacacacacctgtacaTGCTCACCGCCAAGGACCGTAAACTGCAGGAG GGTGACCCCAGCTGGCTGAAACCTCGGGGAGTTGAGCAGAGGAACGAGGGTCTACGGTGGCTCCGAGAGGACAGAAGGGCTCAGCCAGGAGGAGACAACCAGCAGGGAGTGGTTTATTTTGCTGACGACGATAACACATACAGCCTGCAGATATTTGAAGAG ATGAGGAGTACCCAGCGAGTGTCCGTGTGGCCGGTGGGACTGGTTGGAGGGATGAAATATGAGAGGCCCGTGGTTGAAGGAGGAAAG GTGGTTCGCTTCCATACCGGCTGGCGTCCCAGTCGCCCCTTCCCGATGGACATGGCCGGCTTCGCTGTGTCCCTCAAACTTGTCCTGGCCAATCCAGAGGCCTGTTTTGACGGAGAAGCACCAATGGGCTTCCTGGAGAGCAGCTTCCTTCAGGGATTGGTTACCATGGACGAACTGGAGCCTAAAGCGGACAACTGCTCTAAA GTGCTGGTGTggcacacacggacagagaaacccaagatgaagagagaggaggCTCTGCAGGCTCAGGGACTGGGCTCAGACCGCGCAGTGGAG attttCTCAAATTTTACCACCTCAAAATCAATCGTCCGACTACAGTTGCGAAACCCTAACCTATCCCTGCTTGATGGTGACCATGGGAACCTGCTTCCAGCATCCAACAATAATTACCCACATGGGTGGGGATTCTCTGCCCTCAAACAGACCTCTGTGATTGACAGCTGTTACGCCCTCTCTTCAGGCAAGTCGCCTATCGGTGACTATATATGGAGTGTTCTTACCTCACCACccagcacacactcacacagggcTTGGCAGATGTAG